From a single Labrenzia sp. PHM005 genomic region:
- a CDS encoding 2Fe-2S iron-sulfur cluster-binding protein: MPKITFVTADGARTDVDAAEGSTVMENAIKNMVQGIEAECGGACACATCHVYVDDAWSGKTGSAEPMEEDMLDFAYDVKPTSRLSCQIKVTAEMDGLVVHVPERQA; encoded by the coding sequence ATGCCAAAAATCACCTTTGTCACCGCCGATGGGGCCCGCACCGATGTGGACGCTGCGGAAGGTTCCACGGTTATGGAAAATGCCATCAAGAACATGGTGCAAGGCATTGAGGCCGAATGCGGCGGTGCCTGTGCCTGTGCAACCTGCCATGTTTATGTCGACGACGCCTGGTCGGGCAAAACCGGATCTGCCGAACCGATGGAGGAGGACATGCTCGACTTCGCTTATGATGTGAAGCCGACGTCGCGCTTATCTTGTCAGATCAAGGTGACGGCCGAAATGGACGGTTTGGTCGTTCATGTTCCTGAGCGTCAGGCCTAA
- a CDS encoding Hpt domain-containing protein has translation MAPSSMARVAGRASPEAPIDLVQLATNTLGNRDLEVQVLHLFKSQSRLTLERLESETDTAARMDLVHTLKGSARAIGAQRVATACESLEGNMKTAANAPTERLVAAVDEANGYICDLLEG, from the coding sequence ATGGCCCCTTCTTCGATGGCGCGCGTTGCAGGCCGCGCCAGTCCCGAAGCACCAATTGATCTGGTGCAACTGGCCACAAATACGCTTGGCAACAGGGATCTGGAAGTTCAGGTCCTGCATCTGTTCAAGTCCCAGTCACGCTTAACCCTTGAAAGGCTTGAGAGCGAGACTGACACAGCTGCGCGCATGGACCTGGTGCACACTTTAAAAGGATCTGCGCGGGCAATTGGTGCGCAGCGCGTCGCCACGGCATGCGAGAGCCTGGAAGGGAACATGAAAACCGCCGCAAATGCGCCAACAGAACGTTTGGTTGCGGCTGTGGACGAAGCCAACGGATATATCTGCGATTTACTGGAAGGCTAA
- a CDS encoding MarR family winged helix-turn-helix transcriptional regulator produces the protein MTGHEIDTDLKPGGFQLETFFPYLVRVFYSDVTRALSDIYQRDYGMTPAEWRVMAILGSSAEGMQASEIVFRSSMDKVVVSRAVKRMEERKFLKRNANAADGRSYLLSLSDTGRAAFEDLAPKLMAVEKQMLDGLEDDEIQVVLAAMSKIRGNLAVSEPATEV, from the coding sequence ATGACAGGACACGAAATAGATACGGATTTGAAGCCAGGCGGGTTCCAACTGGAAACCTTTTTTCCTTACCTGGTCCGTGTGTTTTATTCGGATGTAACCCGTGCGCTTTCAGATATTTATCAGCGTGATTACGGCATGACGCCGGCGGAATGGCGGGTCATGGCGATCCTCGGATCCAGCGCTGAAGGTATGCAAGCCAGTGAAATCGTCTTCCGCTCCAGTATGGATAAGGTGGTGGTGAGCCGGGCCGTCAAACGCATGGAAGAGCGCAAGTTTTTGAAACGGAACGCCAATGCAGCTGATGGACGGAGTTATCTTCTGTCCCTGTCCGACACGGGGCGAGCTGCTTTTGAAGACCTCGCCCCAAAGCTGATGGCCGTCGAAAAACAAATGCTGGACGGATTGGAGGACGATGAAATCCAGGTCGTGCTGGCCGCGATGTCCAAGATCCGGGGCAATTTGGCAGTGTCAGAGCCGGCGACTGAGGTATAG
- a CDS encoding antitoxin, translated as MANPTKAKDPAEAALSAVEEALKLDFGGPEATPPDEEPDTQAEAAPSRRASKKADESQSDRDNQRGSRRRSRGGRPPAANDDRRNIGNLIYALQRRPSTAPFWGAFALAAVWAALGTSLFMSTFGEKLAAVTDAQSLLQSPDMILAAIGIVVPIIFFFVMAMMIWRAQEMRIVARGMTEVALRLAEPEDMAKESILSVGQAIRREVAAMGDGIERAIARASELEVLVHNEVSSLERSYNDNELKIRSLIEELVTQREAIVMNAERVRETIAGAHENFASQLSDTSGELGSNVDQATQRMIDAVNERVEELTSTVDARIDSLGATLNASGNEMVESLTVRADDYVARLSTTGTELVENLSQTGTTMWETLSYRGNEVNERFSETANTFVETLTKQGLEINETLASSSSEVVETLSGKAEEFRNALETTGTQVGDVITARGEEINANLSLTSGRLIDTITSRTEELVTTVDTRVTHLDEALAETGSRVVESISEKGQAVTDTISIRGAEIVETLSSRSTEVAEILRGTGESIVVDLSLRGGEIASKLDETAGSLTETISVRGGELADKLDNISERIYTAISINGSELDERLAARSNEMATILEQQTIGFRETLEGVSGQFAASLGEQTGSLNQKLAETGTQLAELIGSRGDRVAGDINEISGKIAETIEVRGQALNEGLSNRLGELETIVTDRGGQLIDAFDTKTLLLSEALDSRLSTLDVTFESRIETMDSKLGERIATMDSSLDQRFSTIDTSLNERITTMDATLGDRISTMDASLEQRFTAMDTSLGERISAMDTSLDHRFTTMDATLGDRISTMDASLEHRFSTMDVSLGERISTMDASLGSHINTLDLTLDQRTASFEAALESRTQILGDAIEQRTNVISEALEDKTRNITDVLADRSDAITLQLGQRVEAAGNTLADRADDISTKLTSHVDSAAAAMAEKAEVLSATMTSGTERIDETLDARARQISDTLISRTKEIAQAFVEGQDEMTSALDNRLTEAGTVLGKQSEQLTESLSERIAEINVSLGAKVFEVAETLDTRAGQLETVLNERLESISGTLTGESERARDILTAVISEAGATLSTESTRLRDMVQDAVASAVESLASERSRTVEIVDGALTDATTKLSGEGDRMRQIVLGSVGEARGILVGESQKAADQISQTMAQATGSLTDESQKAALQISQTMEQATGAMSGESGRIRDLVLAAVGDAARAMAAESEKARTLYAGTLAEFSGSLTGESDKVRTELAGLIAEISGNLSAESEQARLTLAKTLEEIRGQMSGEAGMIRARVNSAVSEAANLLVNRGNEVADELLEKATALNEAFGARSGELAKIVGTDGNELISAIETRANDLTGRLSEVHGAILEAITVKGKDVTDTFAHTGLDATRSLVEAGDRIVASINERSDQATRLLTDTKLRLEADVSDILNKIETSNTNLQSIVSTAGENLSEVESNLARRAGEFRSAVDRAVSETTSTTGLIDEQVSNLRDVTSTTLADIQNLTNRFGDQAEDLTKAARHLEDTNRSVEGRVSERKTAIEDVADTLLAKTEAVDTLMRSFTQTLSETLETADDKARDAAGMLSAAAEAASKKVSEQFESMRLTAGMEGQKARDAIRSAQDDIIAEMSRTVSDASDRFNDAATRMRDVARDVHRELEATRSELKQGVLNLPDEAEESSAALRKVVNEQIRALTELSDIVAKQSNALDVSKPQAQAATAAAAPVQQAPTPAPQIPQAPAFVQQQPQPRPAAPQQPEARGPVNTRRQQPAQADAGNTAGKGWVSDLLRRASRDEDDASADTEQGRTPLQTVESLNSLSVDIARAIDHETFIDLWERYRSGERHVFTRRLYTLQGQQTFDEIRQKYARDPEFRTAVERYVADFEQLLSQVSRNDRDNMLGQTYLTSDTGKVYTMLAHASGRLD; from the coding sequence ATGGCAAATCCGACGAAGGCGAAAGATCCGGCGGAAGCAGCACTGTCTGCAGTTGAAGAAGCGCTGAAACTTGATTTCGGCGGTCCGGAAGCAACTCCCCCTGATGAGGAGCCTGATACTCAAGCCGAAGCGGCCCCGTCCCGGCGTGCGTCCAAAAAAGCGGACGAAAGTCAATCTGACCGCGACAATCAGCGCGGTTCTCGGCGCCGGAGCCGCGGAGGACGCCCGCCTGCGGCCAATGACGACCGCCGGAACATTGGCAACTTGATTTACGCGCTTCAGCGCCGGCCCTCGACAGCGCCATTTTGGGGGGCCTTTGCCCTGGCAGCAGTTTGGGCAGCTCTCGGCACGAGCCTCTTTATGTCGACCTTCGGCGAAAAGCTCGCTGCTGTCACTGACGCGCAATCCCTGCTCCAGTCTCCGGACATGATCCTCGCAGCCATCGGGATCGTCGTTCCGATTATCTTCTTCTTTGTCATGGCCATGATGATTTGGCGTGCGCAGGAAATGCGTATTGTCGCCCGCGGCATGACCGAGGTCGCCTTGCGCCTTGCCGAACCGGAAGACATGGCCAAGGAATCCATTCTCAGCGTCGGCCAAGCGATCCGCCGTGAAGTCGCTGCCATGGGCGATGGCATTGAACGGGCGATTGCTCGTGCCAGCGAGCTGGAAGTTCTCGTCCACAACGAGGTCTCCTCGCTGGAACGCTCTTACAATGACAACGAACTGAAGATCCGGTCACTGATCGAAGAATTGGTCACTCAGCGCGAAGCCATTGTCATGAACGCCGAGCGCGTGCGCGAGACCATTGCGGGCGCCCATGAGAACTTCGCATCACAACTGTCTGATACCTCTGGTGAATTGGGGTCCAACGTCGACCAAGCGACCCAACGCATGATCGACGCGGTCAACGAGCGCGTTGAAGAACTGACCAGCACTGTTGATGCCCGCATTGACTCTCTGGGCGCGACACTCAATGCCTCCGGCAACGAAATGGTGGAATCCCTCACAGTCCGCGCTGACGATTATGTTGCCCGCCTGTCCACCACCGGCACCGAGCTTGTCGAAAACCTGTCGCAGACCGGTACGACCATGTGGGAGACCCTCTCCTATCGCGGCAACGAAGTGAACGAACGCTTCTCAGAAACAGCAAACACGTTTGTTGAGACCCTCACAAAACAAGGCCTGGAGATCAACGAAACGCTTGCATCCTCCAGCTCCGAGGTCGTGGAAACCCTGAGCGGCAAGGCCGAAGAATTCCGCAACGCTCTGGAGACAACCGGCACACAGGTCGGTGACGTCATTACGGCGCGCGGCGAAGAAATCAATGCGAACCTGTCACTCACCTCCGGCCGTCTGATCGACACGATCACGTCACGGACCGAGGAACTGGTCACAACTGTCGATACCCGGGTGACCCATCTGGACGAGGCTCTGGCGGAAACCGGCAGCAGGGTGGTCGAAAGCATCTCCGAAAAAGGTCAGGCGGTTACCGACACCATTTCGATCCGCGGTGCCGAAATCGTCGAAACCCTGTCCAGCCGCTCCACAGAAGTCGCCGAGATCCTGCGCGGAACCGGTGAAAGCATCGTGGTTGATCTGTCCCTGCGCGGCGGCGAAATCGCCTCCAAATTGGACGAGACTGCAGGCTCGCTCACCGAGACCATTTCCGTGCGCGGCGGCGAACTTGCCGACAAACTGGACAACATTTCCGAGCGGATTTACACGGCCATTTCCATCAATGGCAGCGAGCTGGACGAACGTCTGGCGGCCCGCAGCAACGAGATGGCAACTATTCTGGAACAGCAAACCATCGGCTTCCGCGAAACGCTGGAAGGCGTTTCCGGCCAATTCGCAGCAAGCCTGGGCGAACAAACCGGTTCGCTTAACCAGAAGCTGGCGGAAACCGGGACACAGCTGGCCGAACTCATCGGCAGCCGCGGCGACCGGGTTGCGGGCGACATCAACGAAATCAGCGGCAAGATCGCAGAAACCATCGAAGTCCGCGGCCAGGCACTCAACGAAGGCCTCAGCAACCGCTTGGGCGAATTGGAAACCATCGTCACAGATCGCGGCGGTCAGCTGATCGATGCTTTCGACACCAAGACACTACTGCTCTCCGAAGCGCTCGACAGCCGTCTATCCACTCTGGATGTGACGTTCGAAAGCCGCATCGAAACCATGGACAGCAAACTCGGCGAGCGCATCGCGACCATGGATTCGTCCCTGGACCAGCGTTTCTCAACCATTGATACATCGCTGAACGAGCGCATCACCACGATGGACGCAACTCTTGGCGATCGCATCAGCACCATGGATGCCTCCCTGGAGCAGCGCTTCACAGCAATGGATACCTCCCTTGGCGAGCGCATCTCGGCAATGGACACATCGCTGGACCATCGCTTCACGACGATGGATGCAACCCTCGGTGATCGTATTTCCACTATGGATGCGTCGCTCGAACATCGTTTCTCCACTATGGACGTTTCGCTCGGGGAACGTATTTCGACAATGGACGCCTCTTTGGGCAGCCATATCAACACCCTGGATCTAACCTTGGATCAGCGTACGGCGTCGTTTGAAGCTGCGCTGGAATCCCGAACCCAGATCCTGGGCGATGCGATCGAACAGCGCACAAATGTCATCAGCGAAGCGCTGGAAGATAAAACACGCAACATCACCGATGTCCTGGCCGACCGCTCTGATGCGATCACCCTTCAGCTTGGTCAGCGCGTTGAAGCAGCCGGCAACACGCTGGCAGACCGTGCCGACGATATCAGCACCAAGCTGACATCCCATGTCGACAGCGCGGCTGCCGCCATGGCCGAGAAAGCTGAAGTTTTGTCCGCGACCATGACCAGTGGAACGGAACGAATTGACGAGACACTGGATGCCCGCGCGCGCCAGATCTCCGATACGTTGATTTCCCGGACCAAGGAAATCGCCCAGGCCTTCGTCGAAGGTCAGGACGAGATGACTTCCGCCCTCGACAACCGTCTGACAGAAGCCGGCACTGTTCTGGGCAAACAGAGCGAACAGCTGACTGAATCCCTGTCCGAGCGCATTGCCGAAATCAATGTTTCTCTTGGCGCGAAGGTCTTCGAAGTTGCCGAAACGCTTGACACCCGAGCAGGTCAGCTGGAAACAGTCTTGAACGAACGCCTGGAGAGCATCTCGGGCACTTTGACCGGCGAAAGCGAACGGGCCCGCGATATCCTGACTGCAGTGATCTCTGAAGCCGGGGCAACCCTCTCGACAGAAAGCACACGCTTGCGGGATATGGTTCAGGACGCTGTTGCAAGTGCAGTTGAGTCGTTGGCCAGCGAGCGCAGCAGAACCGTTGAGATTGTTGACGGTGCGCTTACAGACGCCACTACAAAGCTTTCCGGCGAAGGCGACCGGATGCGTCAGATCGTACTGGGTTCGGTCGGCGAAGCCCGTGGCATTCTGGTCGGCGAAAGCCAGAAAGCAGCAGACCAGATCAGCCAGACTATGGCACAGGCCACCGGTTCACTTACCGACGAAAGCCAGAAGGCGGCGCTTCAGATCAGCCAGACCATGGAACAAGCCACTGGGGCAATGTCTGGAGAAAGCGGCCGGATCCGCGACTTGGTGCTTGCCGCAGTTGGCGACGCGGCGCGGGCGATGGCTGCCGAAAGCGAGAAAGCACGGACACTCTATGCCGGTACGCTGGCTGAGTTCTCCGGTTCCCTCACCGGCGAAAGCGACAAGGTCCGCACCGAGCTTGCTGGTCTGATTGCAGAAATCTCCGGCAACCTGTCAGCGGAAAGCGAACAGGCCCGCTTGACGCTTGCCAAGACGCTCGAGGAAATCCGCGGGCAGATGTCCGGTGAGGCTGGCATGATCCGCGCCCGCGTCAACAGCGCGGTTTCTGAAGCCGCCAACCTTCTTGTCAACCGCGGCAATGAAGTGGCGGACGAGTTGCTCGAAAAGGCAACAGCCCTCAACGAGGCCTTTGGTGCCCGCTCCGGCGAATTGGCTAAGATCGTTGGCACCGATGGCAATGAACTTATCAGCGCCATCGAAACACGCGCCAATGACCTCACAGGACGCCTGTCTGAAGTTCATGGCGCGATCCTTGAGGCAATCACTGTCAAAGGCAAGGATGTCACTGACACCTTTGCCCACACAGGTCTCGATGCGACCCGTTCGCTGGTAGAAGCCGGGGACCGGATCGTTGCCTCCATCAACGAGCGCAGCGATCAGGCCACCCGCCTGCTCACAGATACCAAACTCCGGCTCGAGGCGGACGTTTCCGATATCCTCAACAAGATCGAGACATCGAACACCAACCTCCAGTCCATCGTTTCCACAGCTGGTGAGAACCTTTCCGAAGTGGAAAGCAACCTGGCGCGCCGCGCTGGCGAGTTCCGCTCTGCGGTTGACCGGGCCGTATCGGAGACTACTTCGACAACCGGCTTGATCGACGAGCAAGTCAGCAACTTGCGGGACGTCACGTCGACGACACTGGCCGATATCCAGAACCTCACCAACCGCTTCGGTGACCAAGCAGAAGACTTGACCAAAGCGGCCCGGCATCTGGAAGACACCAACCGGTCTGTTGAAGGCCGCGTGTCTGAGCGCAAGACCGCGATCGAAGATGTCGCTGACACGCTTCTGGCAAAAACCGAAGCTGTCGACACGCTCATGCGGTCGTTCACGCAAACCCTGTCTGAAACGCTGGAGACAGCCGATGACAAGGCCCGCGATGCGGCAGGCATGCTGAGCGCTGCTGCCGAGGCAGCGTCCAAGAAAGTCTCCGAGCAGTTCGAATCCATGCGCCTGACGGCCGGTATGGAAGGCCAGAAGGCCCGCGATGCGATCCGCTCTGCACAGGACGACATCATTGCGGAAATGTCCCGCACAGTTAGCGACGCGTCCGACCGGTTCAACGATGCGGCAACACGCATGCGCGATGTGGCCCGCGACGTTCACCGCGAACTGGAGGCCACGCGCAGCGAACTGAAACAGGGCGTGCTCAATCTGCCGGATGAAGCAGAAGAATCTTCTGCAGCGCTGCGCAAGGTGGTCAACGAACAGATCCGCGCCTTGACCGAGCTGTCCGACATCGTTGCCAAGCAATCCAACGCGCTTGATGTCTCCAAGCCGCAGGCACAGGCGGCAACGGCGGCTGCTGCACCGGTACAACAAGCCCCTACTCCCGCCCCGCAGATCCCGCAGGCACCGGCATTTGTCCAGCAACAGCCGCAGCCGCGTCCGGCAGCTCCGCAGCAGCCCGAAGCGCGTGGACCGGTCAACACTCGCCGTCAGCAGCCGGCTCAGGCTGATGCCGGAAATACCGCTGGCAAGGGCTGGGTCTCAGACCTTCTGCGCCGAGCCTCACGTGATGAAGACGACGCAAGTGCCGACACCGAACAGGGCCGCACACCGCTGCAGACCGTGGAAAGCCTGAATTCGCTGTCTGTCGACATCGCCCGGGCAATCGACCATGAGACCTTCATCGATCTGTGGGAACGCTACCGCAGTGGTGAGCGGCACGTCTTTACCCGCCGCCTCTACACGCTGCAAGGCCAGCAGACCTTTGACGAGATCCGCCAGAAATACGCCCGTGATCCGGAGTTCCGAACAGCCGTGGAGCGCTACGTGGCTGATTTCGAGCAACTCTTGTCGCAGGTCTCCCGCAACGACCGCGACAATATGCTGGGCCAGACCTATCTGACGTCTGACACCGGCAAGGTCTACACGATGCTGGCTCACGCCAGCGGCCGGCTCGACTAA
- a CDS encoding helix-turn-helix transcriptional regulator translates to MSIHPELSAFPDHEVKAKIIGYANSQRAGPGHNGWHSHDSAQLFHVVKGSIAIDTEIGTFFAPPERAVWLPPRIAHETRYLTDTDIRFVYVNYDYAQDLPKTAQVIQVTTLLRALILEFMSYPRAETADGPAGRIADVILDQLKMLPAAPLQLPMPQDPKLRELCDGLVRCPAHVPALAEAAAKSAMSVRSFERRIKAETGMNYRTWCRQVKLFRALELLAAGRSVSDVSHKLGYEGPSAFVATFRKAFGVTPGRYFGQPEG, encoded by the coding sequence ATGTCAATCCATCCGGAGCTTTCCGCGTTTCCCGATCATGAGGTGAAGGCGAAAATCATCGGTTATGCCAACAGCCAAAGAGCAGGACCGGGCCACAATGGCTGGCACTCTCACGATTCAGCCCAGCTCTTTCACGTCGTAAAAGGCTCAATCGCGATTGATACCGAAATTGGAACGTTTTTCGCCCCGCCGGAGCGGGCTGTGTGGCTGCCTCCCCGGATTGCGCATGAAACCCGGTATCTGACTGATACGGACATCCGGTTCGTCTATGTCAATTACGACTATGCCCAGGATTTGCCGAAGACCGCGCAGGTCATTCAAGTGACCACCTTGTTGCGTGCCTTGATTCTGGAGTTCATGTCCTACCCGCGCGCGGAAACCGCTGATGGACCGGCCGGGCGGATCGCGGACGTCATTTTGGATCAACTGAAAATGCTGCCGGCAGCGCCCCTTCAATTGCCAATGCCGCAAGATCCAAAACTGAGAGAGTTGTGCGATGGGTTGGTGCGCTGTCCCGCGCATGTTCCGGCGCTCGCCGAGGCCGCCGCTAAGAGCGCCATGTCCGTGAGATCCTTTGAGCGGCGGATAAAGGCAGAAACCGGCATGAACTACCGGACCTGGTGCCGGCAGGTGAAATTATTCCGGGCCCTGGAACTGCTGGCAGCTGGGCGGAGCGTATCTGATGTCTCGCATAAACTTGGATATGAAGGGCCGAGTGCTTTCGTGGCCACCTTCCGAAAGGCTTTTGGGGTGACACCGGGGCGGTATTTTGGACAACCAGAAGGCTAA
- a CDS encoding universal stress protein: MFQKILVPIDPAEPKFADDALAKASQLARDYGAKIHLLAVCPEVQSFVASQLPEGFQEREMKETAGILQEVGDALDVPAGALDVTVRVGSVYHEVIEEAEKASCDLVLMTSHKPGLSTYFIGSNAAHIVRHAPCSVMVLRGE; this comes from the coding sequence ATGTTTCAGAAAATCCTAGTTCCGATAGATCCTGCTGAACCGAAGTTTGCCGATGACGCATTGGCCAAAGCTTCGCAACTTGCCCGTGACTACGGCGCCAAAATTCATTTGCTTGCTGTTTGTCCGGAAGTGCAGAGCTTTGTTGCCAGCCAGTTGCCTGAGGGCTTTCAAGAGCGCGAAATGAAGGAAACAGCTGGCATCTTGCAAGAAGTTGGCGATGCCTTGGATGTGCCGGCTGGTGCCTTGGATGTCACCGTGCGGGTTGGGTCCGTCTATCATGAAGTGATCGAGGAAGCTGAAAAAGCATCGTGTGATCTGGTTCTGATGACCTCGCACAAACCGGGTCTGTCGACCTACTTCATCGGGTCCAACGCCGCTCACATCGTCCGTCACGCACCGTGTTCGGTCATGGTGCTTCGCGGCGAATAA
- a CDS encoding MFS transporter gives MTYFTQSINTDGQTGWRSPAVLLMIMAGAMQLSFAAWWNLMNNFAVQELDFTGREIGMQQSIREIPGFLSFLAVYLLLVMREQTLAYLSLLLLGIGVAITGYFPTALGFYITTLIMSIGFHYYETMAQSLSLQWLPKATAAASMGKILAVGSFAQLIAYGLIFIAWKMFDLSFTVVFAIAGGLTLVVLAFLIMAYPHFKEGVPQHKKIILKKRYWLYYALTFMAGARRQIFTVFAGFLMVERFGYDVHEVAGLFLINGVFNMLLAPKIGKLIVRFGERKALILEYVGLIGVFVTYAFVTNATLAATLYVIDHAFFAIAIAIKTYFQKIADPADIAPTAGVAFTINHIAAVFIPVLFGLIWLISPAAVFLAGAAMAAVSLFLATLIPSNPDDGREVDWWFKRPVAQPAE, from the coding sequence ATGACCTACTTTACACAAAGCATAAACACGGACGGCCAGACCGGCTGGCGATCCCCCGCTGTCCTCTTGATGATCATGGCCGGCGCCATGCAGCTGTCTTTTGCTGCCTGGTGGAACCTGATGAATAATTTCGCCGTCCAGGAATTGGATTTCACTGGGCGCGAAATCGGCATGCAGCAATCGATCCGCGAGATTCCGGGTTTCTTGAGTTTTTTGGCTGTCTATCTCCTGCTTGTCATGCGGGAGCAGACACTCGCCTACCTGTCGTTGCTTTTGCTCGGCATCGGCGTTGCCATTACAGGCTACTTTCCAACAGCGCTCGGCTTCTACATTACCACGCTGATCATGTCGATCGGGTTCCATTATTATGAAACCATGGCCCAGTCGCTATCGCTTCAATGGTTGCCGAAGGCAACGGCTGCAGCCAGTATGGGCAAGATCCTTGCGGTCGGTTCCTTTGCCCAGCTGATTGCCTACGGCTTGATTTTCATCGCCTGGAAGATGTTCGATCTGTCCTTCACGGTTGTCTTTGCGATTGCTGGCGGGCTGACGCTGGTCGTTCTGGCTTTCCTGATCATGGCGTATCCGCATTTCAAGGAAGGCGTGCCCCAGCACAAGAAAATCATCCTGAAGAAACGCTACTGGCTATATTACGCCCTCACCTTCATGGCCGGAGCCCGGCGTCAGATCTTCACGGTGTTCGCTGGTTTTCTGATGGTCGAACGCTTTGGCTACGATGTACACGAGGTTGCTGGGTTATTCCTGATCAACGGCGTCTTCAACATGCTGCTGGCGCCCAAAATCGGTAAGCTGATCGTGCGCTTCGGTGAACGTAAGGCTTTGATCCTGGAATATGTCGGCTTGATCGGTGTCTTTGTCACATATGCATTTGTCACCAACGCAACATTGGCGGCGACCCTCTACGTCATCGACCACGCGTTTTTTGCCATCGCGATCGCAATCAAGACCTATTTCCAGAAGATTGCCGATCCAGCAGACATTGCACCGACCGCCGGTGTTGCCTTTACAATTAACCACATCGCCGCTGTGTTTATCCCGGTACTGTTCGGCTTGATCTGGCTGATATCCCCAGCAGCGGTCTTCTTGGCTGGCGCAGCTATGGCAGCCGTCAGTTTGTTCCTCGCCACGTTAATCCCGTCTAATCCGGATGACGGCCGGGAGGTCGACTGGTGGTTCAAGCGGCCAGTTGCCCAACCGGCAGAATAG